In Ascaphus truei isolate aAscTru1 chromosome 7, aAscTru1.hap1, whole genome shotgun sequence, one genomic interval encodes:
- the LOC142499323 gene encoding gamma-crystallin-3-like: MGKIIFYEDRNFQGRSYECSSDCSDLSSYFSRCNSIRVENGNWILYEHSNYKGHQYYLRRGEFPDFQQWTGFNDSIRSCHLTTQHRGPFIIKVYEREDFRGQMMEFTEDCPSVHEKFRYHDIHSCNVLDGQWVFYEEPNYKGRQYYLKPGEYKRYTNWGAMNSRVGSFRRVQHLH, encoded by the exons ATGGGAAAG ATCATCTTCTATGAAGACCGAAACTTCCAGGGCCGCTCCTATGAGTGCAGCTCTGACTGCTCTGACTTGTCCTCATATTTCAGTCGTTGCAATTCCATCCGAGTGGAAAATGGAAACTGGATACTCTATGAACACTCAAACTACAAGGGACACCAGTACTACCTTAGGAGGGGAGAATTCCCTGATTTTCAGCAATGGACGGGATTCAATGATTCCATCAGATCCTGTCATTTGACTACCCAA CACCGTGGTCCTTTCATAATCAAGGTTTATGAGAGGGAAGACTTTAGAGGCCAGATGATGGAGTTCACTGAAGACTGTCCCAGTGTCCATGAGAAATTCCGTTACCACGACATTCACTCCTGCAATGTGCTTGATGGTCAATGGGTATTCTATGAGGAACCAAACTACAAGGGGCGTCAGTACTACCTGAAACCTGGAGAGTACAAGCGATACACCAACTGGGGTGCCATGAACTCCAGAGTTGGCTCCTTCAGACGTGTCCAGCATCTCCATTAA